From Rutidosis leptorrhynchoides isolate AG116_Rl617_1_P2 chromosome 3, CSIRO_AGI_Rlap_v1, whole genome shotgun sequence, a single genomic window includes:
- the LOC139898078 gene encoding uncharacterized protein, which produces MAKSNRGRRRIASRHCRITPYSTYTCQHVSRDPHNKKSSIVMPKKDWEDIMCSVCMEYPHNAVLLLCSSHDKGCRPYMCGTSSRYSNCLDQYKKAYTKVTSSPHHSHSLQTNTTPVFDQISGWPVEKCGEGSDLSCPLCRGKVKGWTVVESAREYLNGKKRTCMHEDCSFVGGYKDLRKHVRSEHHSTNPHEVDPDLEQRWSRFERERERDDVISTITSSIPGSMVFGDYVIETNDPYGIDSDNEDGFETGLNMGIDGDLVNMLLLFHAFGSGGGIRRRNGVGGRISDDDDDDDDGNGDDNNGMSLVNRLHRQGRVLLGRSGRRRRDRVVNRGQSQT; this is translated from the coding sequence ATGGCAAAAAGTAACAGGGGAAGACGTAGAATTGCTTCACGTCACTGCAGAATTACCCCATACTCAACATACACCTGTCAACATGTATCACGGGACCCGCACAACAAGAAATCGTCAATTGTTATGCCCAAAAAAGATTGGGAAGACATAATGTGCTCTGTTTGCATGGAGTATCCTCACAATGCTGTTCTTCTCTTATGTTCTTCTCACGATAAAGGCTGTCGCCCATATATGTGTGGGACCAGCTCTCGCTATTCCAATTGTCTTGACCAGTACAAAAAAGCTTACACAAAAGTGACATCATCACCACATCATTCTCACTCTCTACAAACAAACACTACTCCCGTGTTCGACCAAATTTCTGGTTGGCCCGTTGAGAAATGCGGTGAAGGATCCGACCTTTCGTGTCCGCTTTGTAGAGGAAAAGTCAAAGGTTGGACCGTAGTGGAATCGGCTCGAGAGTATCTTAACGGTAAGAAACGAACGTGTATGCATGAAGATTGTTCTTTTGTTGGAGGGTACAAGGATTTGAGGAAACATGTGAGATCCGAGCATCATAGTACTAATCCACATGAAGTGGACCCCGATCTTGAACAGAGATGGAGCCGGTTTGAGCGGGAACGAGAGCGTGATGATGTCATCAGCACGATTACGTCCTCCATTCCTGGTTCGATGGTGTTTGGTGATTATGTCATAGAAACGAACGACCCGTATGGGATTGATTCCGATAATGAAGATGGGTTTGAAACGGGTTTGAATATGGGAATCGATGGCGATTTAGTAAATATGCTTCTTTTGTTTCACGCATTTGGTTCAGGTGGAGGGATAAGAAGACGTAATGGTGTTGGTGGTCGtattagtgatgatgatgatgatgatgatgatggtaatggtGATGATAATAATGGGATGTCATTGGTCAACCGTTTGCATCGTCAGGGTAGGGTTTTATTGGGAAGATCAGGTAGGCGAAGACGAGATCGAGTAGTCAACAGAGGTCAAAGTCAAACGTAG